A region from the Simiduia sp. 21SJ11W-1 genome encodes:
- a CDS encoding L-serine ammonia-lyase, protein MAISVFDLFKVGIGPSSSHTVGPMVAARRFLMEMNAPLDKVARVSVDLFGSLAMTGEGHGTDTAVLLGLAGKVPATIAVEEIAPLLATIKNDQRLTLMGEHPVAFEQGRDLIFNKGASLPQHPNGMTCRAFDSNHNELFRKSYFSIGGGFVLAEDEFADAENSGFEAPYDFQSAKELLAMGKRDGLRIDQMAMANELSQKSEQEVLDGVYQIWKVMDACIQRGCNTRGTLPGSLGVKRRAAEMHDDLQDRLENGVPDALAVMDWVSLFALAVNEENAAGGKVVTAPTNGAAGVIPAVLAYFVKFVYTPDMGGLKKLVVRFLLSSAAIGMLFKRNASISAAEVGCQGEIGVACSMAAAGLTSVMGGTNEQVENAAEIGMEHNLGLTCDPIGGLVQIPCIERNTMGAIKAINASRLAMRGDGTHRVSLDSVIETMFQTGKDMQAKYKETAEGGLAINAVNVVEC, encoded by the coding sequence ATGGCCATTTCTGTATTCGATCTGTTCAAAGTGGGAATAGGCCCATCCAGCTCACACACCGTGGGCCCCATGGTTGCCGCGCGCCGCTTTTTAATGGAGATGAACGCCCCCCTGGATAAGGTGGCACGGGTGAGCGTTGATTTATTTGGCTCTCTGGCCATGACCGGTGAAGGCCACGGCACAGACACTGCCGTGCTGCTTGGCCTGGCCGGCAAGGTGCCCGCCACCATAGCGGTGGAAGAGATAGCCCCTTTGCTTGCCACTATAAAAAATGATCAGCGCCTGACACTCATGGGCGAGCACCCGGTGGCCTTCGAGCAAGGCCGCGATTTAATTTTTAACAAGGGCGCGAGCCTCCCCCAACACCCCAACGGTATGACCTGCCGCGCCTTTGATAGCAACCACAACGAGCTGTTTCGCAAGAGTTACTTTTCCATTGGCGGTGGCTTTGTACTGGCCGAAGACGAATTTGCCGACGCAGAAAATTCGGGCTTTGAGGCCCCCTACGATTTCCAATCGGCCAAAGAACTACTCGCCATGGGCAAGCGCGATGGCCTGCGCATTGATCAAATGGCCATGGCCAATGAGTTGTCGCAAAAATCCGAGCAAGAAGTGCTAGACGGCGTATACCAAATCTGGAAAGTGATGGACGCCTGCATTCAACGAGGCTGCAACACCCGCGGCACACTGCCCGGCAGCCTGGGCGTGAAACGCCGCGCGGCAGAAATGCACGACGACCTGCAAGACCGGCTGGAAAACGGCGTGCCCGATGCCCTTGCAGTGATGGATTGGGTGAGCTTGTTTGCACTGGCAGTGAACGAAGAAAACGCCGCCGGTGGCAAAGTAGTTACCGCACCCACCAACGGTGCTGCGGGCGTTATTCCCGCCGTGCTCGCCTACTTCGTAAAATTTGTATACACCCCCGACATGGGCGGCCTGAAAAAACTGGTAGTGCGCTTTTTACTTTCAAGCGCTGCTATTGGCATGCTGTTTAAACGCAACGCCTCCATTTCAGCCGCCGAAGTGGGCTGCCAGGGTGAAATTGGCGTGGCCTGCTCTATGGCTGCCGCCGGGCTGACTTCGGTGATGGGCGGCACCAACGAGCAGGTGGAAAACGCCGCTGAAATTGGCATGGAACACAACCTTGGCCTCACCTGCGACCCTATTGGCGGGCTGGTACAAATCCCCTGCATTGAGCGCAACACCATGGGCGCCATTAAAGCCATTAATGCCTCACGCCTTGCCATGCGTGGCGATGGCACTCACCGGGTTTCGCTCGACTCGGTAATAGAAACCATGTTCCAAACCGGCAAAGACATGCAGGCCAAATATAAAGAAACCGCCGAAGGTGGCTTGGCCATCAACGCGGTTAATGTGGTGGAGTGCTAG